From Corynebacterium frankenforstense DSM 45800, the proteins below share one genomic window:
- a CDS encoding pyridoxal phosphate-dependent aminotransferase, translating to MTVERLRPFAETVFATMTAKAVEFEAVNLGQGFPDTGGPAAMLERAQREIASGNNQYAPGRGVADLRRAIAAQRARDYGQRFDPDTEVLVTVGATEAIAASVLGLVEPGSEVIVLDPSYDAYGAAVALAGAHLVSVPLVADGASWRIDENALEAAVTDRTAMVIVNSPHNPTGAQLDLAGVARVCVRHDLLALSDEVYEHLLYDARVHRPLALEAGMRERTVTVSSAAKTFSATGWKTGWAMAPAPLLDGVHKAKQFMTFVGATPFQPAVAYALDNEDEWVRGQAESLGRRRTMLANGLEEAGFRVHDSHGTYFLVAELPEAYPGDGVEFCLALPEKAGVAAIPVQVFCADQAPWSRLVRFAFCRREEALREAVKRLKAVDFAQM from the coding sequence GTGACCGTCGAGCGCCTGCGTCCCTTCGCAGAGACCGTCTTCGCCACCATGACCGCCAAGGCGGTCGAGTTCGAGGCGGTGAACCTCGGCCAGGGCTTCCCGGACACCGGCGGGCCTGCCGCGATGCTCGAGCGTGCCCAGCGCGAGATCGCCTCGGGAAACAACCAGTACGCCCCCGGCCGGGGTGTCGCGGACCTGCGCCGGGCGATCGCCGCGCAGCGCGCGCGTGACTACGGCCAGCGCTTCGACCCGGACACCGAGGTGCTCGTCACCGTCGGAGCCACCGAGGCGATCGCCGCGAGCGTGCTCGGGCTGGTGGAGCCGGGCAGCGAGGTCATCGTCCTCGACCCCTCCTACGACGCCTACGGGGCGGCCGTCGCGCTCGCCGGCGCACACCTGGTCTCTGTGCCCCTCGTGGCCGACGGAGCCTCCTGGCGCATCGACGAAAACGCCCTGGAGGCGGCGGTCACCGACCGCACCGCGATGGTGATCGTGAATTCACCGCACAATCCCACCGGCGCGCAGCTGGACCTCGCCGGCGTGGCACGGGTGTGCGTGCGCCACGATCTGCTCGCGCTCTCCGACGAGGTCTACGAGCATTTGCTTTACGACGCTCGCGTACACCGCCCCCTCGCGCTCGAGGCCGGTATGCGGGAGCGCACGGTGACCGTCTCCTCGGCGGCGAAGACCTTCAGCGCGACCGGGTGGAAAACGGGCTGGGCGATGGCTCCTGCCCCGCTGCTGGACGGCGTGCACAAGGCAAAGCAGTTCATGACGTTCGTCGGCGCCACCCCCTTCCAGCCAGCCGTGGCCTACGCACTCGACAACGAGGACGAGTGGGTGCGCGGACAGGCCGAGTCACTGGGCAGACGGCGCACAATGCTCGCTAACGGGCTGGAGGAGGCCGGATTCCGTGTCCATGACAGCCACGGCACCTACTTCCTCGTCGCCGAACTGCCCGAGGCGTACCCGGGCGACGGCGTGGAGTTCTGCCTGGCACTGCCGGAGAAGGCCGGCGTGGCCGCGATCCCGGTCCAGGTCTTCTGCGCCGACCAGGCGCCGTGGAGCCGTCTGGTGCGCTTCGCTTTCTGCCGCAGGGAAGAGGCGCTGCGCGAAGCCGTCAAGCGGTTGAAGGCCGTGGACTTCGCGCAGATGTAA
- a CDS encoding DUF3239 domain-containing protein yields MQNFRFDVDEAWAKAHNEMLRDTRRLRSSAIVMGVIALIVGVLCFLVLDPSGPWRVIVPVLCATVTVVAVAVGVAAPRAVGSAQRLYDDYPLVPAVIAEVKPRTVQLLALVNVNVDQTQPPRWALALRPVSAIDGHHRKRGTQVPSVAVSGRRSARSQDTWDEITPMPIAWGTPDTDVIEAARKAIPHELWEKLEKNRKRLEDVKKTKLNLLVLD; encoded by the coding sequence ATGCAGAACTTCCGGTTCGACGTCGACGAGGCGTGGGCCAAGGCCCACAACGAGATGCTGCGCGACACCCGCCGGCTGCGCTCGAGCGCGATCGTGATGGGCGTCATCGCGCTGATCGTCGGCGTGCTGTGCTTCCTGGTGCTCGACCCGTCCGGGCCGTGGCGCGTGATCGTGCCGGTGCTGTGCGCGACGGTGACCGTCGTCGCGGTGGCCGTGGGCGTGGCCGCCCCGCGCGCGGTCGGCAGCGCGCAGCGCCTCTACGACGACTACCCGCTGGTCCCGGCCGTCATCGCCGAGGTCAAGCCGCGCACCGTGCAGCTGCTGGCCCTGGTCAACGTCAATGTGGACCAGACTCAGCCGCCGCGCTGGGCGCTGGCGCTCCGCCCGGTCAGCGCCATCGACGGCCACCACCGCAAGCGCGGCACGCAGGTGCCCTCCGTGGCCGTGAGCGGTAGGCGCAGCGCGCGCTCGCAGGACACCTGGGACGAGATCACCCCGATGCCGATCGCCTGGGGAACCCCGGACACCGACGTCATCGAGGCCGCGCGCAAGGCGATCCCGCACGAGCTGTGGGAGAAGCTGGAGAAAAACCGCAAGCGCCTCGAGGACGTCAAGAAGACGAAGCTGAACCTCCTGGTCCTGGACTAG
- a CDS encoding DNA repair helicase XPB encodes MGLGDGPLIVQSDKTVLLETAHPAADEARAALSPFAELERAPEHVHTYRITPLALWNARAAGHDAEQAVDVLERYSRFPVPQALLIDVAETMARYGRVRLQKNPAHGLTLDTEEPAVLEEIVRHKKIRPMLGERLDPGTVVVHPSERGRLKQELTKIGWPAEDLAGYVDGEAHPIELTAVGAEGTEGTESAEGADASGGWRLRDYQRWATDSFFEGGSGVVVLPCGAGKTIVGAAAMARAKATTLILVTNTVSARQWRAELLRRTTLTDDEIGEYSGEKKEIRPVTIATYQVVTRKTKGEYRALELFDSRDWGLIIYDEVHLLPAPVFRLTSDLQSRRRLGLTATLVREDGRESDVFSLIGPKRYDAPWKELEAASYIATAECTEVRVTLDEAGRMAYATAESRERYRLAACAPAKLRVVEQILTRHEGRPTLIIGAYLDQLEEIAERLGLPLVDGKTSNRRRERAFADFRAGEISTLAVSKVANFSVDLPEAAVAVQVSGTFGSRQEEAQRLGRLLRPKAGGGQAHFYTVVTRDTLDSEYAAHRQRFLAEQGYAYRIIDAADLAAAGGEISDVPEGADGAQRGVGTHDEER; translated from the coding sequence GTGGGGCTCGGCGACGGACCGTTGATCGTGCAGTCGGACAAGACCGTCCTGCTGGAGACGGCGCACCCGGCCGCGGACGAGGCGCGCGCCGCGCTGTCGCCCTTCGCGGAGCTCGAGCGCGCGCCCGAGCACGTGCACACCTACCGCATCACCCCGCTGGCGCTGTGGAACGCGCGCGCCGCCGGCCACGACGCCGAACAGGCCGTCGACGTCCTCGAGCGCTACTCGCGCTTCCCGGTGCCGCAGGCGCTGCTCATCGACGTCGCCGAGACCATGGCGCGCTACGGGCGGGTGCGCCTGCAGAAGAACCCCGCGCACGGGCTGACGCTCGACACCGAGGAGCCGGCGGTGCTCGAGGAGATCGTGCGGCACAAGAAGATCCGCCCGATGCTCGGCGAGCGGCTCGACCCGGGCACGGTCGTGGTGCACCCCTCCGAGCGCGGCCGGCTCAAGCAGGAGCTGACGAAGATCGGCTGGCCGGCCGAGGACCTGGCCGGCTACGTCGACGGCGAGGCGCACCCCATCGAGCTGACGGCCGTGGGCGCAGAGGGCACAGAGGGCACCGAGAGCGCTGAGGGCGCCGACGCCTCGGGCGGCTGGCGCCTGCGGGATTACCAGCGCTGGGCCACCGACTCGTTTTTCGAGGGCGGCTCCGGCGTCGTCGTCCTGCCGTGCGGGGCGGGCAAGACGATCGTCGGCGCCGCCGCCATGGCGCGCGCCAAGGCGACCACGCTGATCCTGGTGACCAACACCGTCTCCGCCCGCCAGTGGCGCGCCGAGCTGCTGCGCCGCACCACGCTCACCGACGACGAGATCGGCGAGTACTCCGGGGAGAAGAAGGAGATCCGCCCGGTGACCATCGCCACCTACCAGGTGGTCACCCGCAAGACGAAGGGCGAGTACCGCGCCCTGGAGCTCTTCGACTCCCGGGACTGGGGCCTGATCATCTACGACGAGGTCCACCTCCTGCCCGCGCCCGTCTTCCGGCTCACCAGCGACCTGCAGTCCCGGCGTCGACTCGGCCTGACCGCCACCCTGGTGCGCGAGGACGGCCGCGAGAGCGACGTGTTCTCGCTGATCGGCCCGAAGCGCTACGACGCGCCGTGGAAGGAACTGGAGGCCGCCAGCTACATCGCCACCGCCGAATGCACCGAGGTGCGCGTCACCCTCGACGAGGCCGGCCGGATGGCCTACGCCACCGCCGAGTCGCGTGAGCGCTACCGGCTGGCGGCCTGCGCGCCGGCGAAGCTGCGCGTCGTCGAGCAGATCCTCACACGCCACGAGGGCCGGCCCACGCTGATCATCGGCGCCTACCTGGACCAGCTCGAGGAGATCGCCGAACGCCTGGGCCTGCCGCTGGTCGACGGCAAGACGAGCAACAGGCGCCGCGAGCGGGCCTTCGCGGACTTCCGGGCCGGGGAGATCTCCACCCTGGCCGTCTCCAAGGTGGCCAACTTCTCCGTCGACCTGCCGGAGGCCGCCGTGGCCGTGCAGGTCTCGGGTACCTTCGGCTCGCGCCAGGAGGAGGCCCAGCGCCTCGGCCGGCTGCTGCGGCCCAAGGCCGGCGGCGGGCAGGCCCACTTCTACACCGTGGTCACCCGCGATACCCTGGACTCCGAGTACGCCGCGCACCGCCAGCGCTTCCTCGCCGAGCAGGGCTACGCCTACCGCATCATCGACGCCGCGGACCTTGCCGCGGCCGGCGGGGAGATTTCCGACGTCCCGGAGGGCGCCGACGGCGCGCAGCGCGGCGTCGGCACGCACGACGAGGAGAGGTAA
- a CDS encoding helicase-associated domain-containing protein: MNPSESSPTSATPAERFGDWLAGLDDAALTRLLELRPDAAVPPPPNTQALATRLRITGSVARAVAERTALELAVCESAAALGAATAPVAAAAVLAPLPDAAVAARALETLRSAGLMWGPDEAVRLLPEVPAALPDGLSLLEEAHSPADPQAVHEALETLPDSARAVLDTLARTGGVGLTRDAAPDADPARPVPRLLAAGLLSRVDARTVRMPRVVRDALRERPHTAVPLTDPLAGLRATDAADDASGTPGADSAVDTPTDAAAHSADTAATTASTTDHTDRADREATGQGLEAVRLMDRLIEVLGAEPGELIRSGGLAVRELRRLCAALDCEQDALIRLAGTGVSAGLLACARPDRDDDAADPAEPAAPVFAPTPLAEEWAEEGLAARWARLVTGWRGATLAPWTVTGPVHLFEEASHAPGLPAARRLVLAPYAEVAGDTALSPRTAWAAAVFDAPLAALRVPDAARDEVLAGARFLGLLARSGDDDRTAGLGRVALTGADAEELTEAATDLVPDTVEAVIVQADMTVLAPGPLPARLANRLARFADLESPGLAAVYRLSADSIRRALDAGDSAQDIAAFFTDHALGEVPQGVRVLVEDVARSHGHLRGGPAGCYLRCDDPDQLAAAAGTDAARTAGLRLIAPTVAVSPRPLIEVIGALQATGVHAVAEDAVGRSVDIRPDPVRVTPPRKRRTRRRSPAPASAGNNVDRTARAEAAVAALRRAEGTGTASTSLDDAARADTARTGAAGAGTAHGAGGAEGEGRDVGNRVDPVAALKTAARAGRTVTVGLVDKHGRANPRRLRPLRVEGGQVYAVEPAAGDAVLRFALHRVTGVDDA, from the coding sequence ATGAATCCATCCGAAAGTTCGCCCACGTCCGCCACACCCGCCGAGCGCTTCGGTGACTGGTTGGCCGGTCTCGACGACGCCGCGCTCACCCGCCTGCTCGAGCTGCGCCCCGACGCCGCGGTGCCGCCCCCGCCGAACACCCAGGCGCTGGCCACCCGGCTGCGCATCACCGGCTCGGTCGCGCGCGCCGTCGCCGAGCGCACCGCACTCGAGCTCGCCGTCTGCGAGTCGGCGGCCGCACTCGGCGCCGCCACCGCGCCCGTGGCCGCCGCGGCCGTCCTCGCCCCGCTTCCCGACGCCGCCGTGGCCGCCCGTGCGCTGGAGACGTTGCGCTCCGCCGGGCTGATGTGGGGCCCCGACGAGGCCGTGCGGCTGCTGCCCGAGGTGCCGGCCGCGCTGCCGGACGGGCTGAGCCTGCTCGAGGAGGCCCACTCCCCCGCCGACCCGCAGGCCGTGCACGAGGCGCTGGAGACACTGCCCGACTCCGCGCGCGCCGTGCTGGACACCCTCGCCCGCACCGGCGGGGTGGGGCTGACCCGCGACGCCGCCCCGGACGCGGACCCGGCCCGCCCGGTGCCCCGGCTGCTGGCCGCCGGGCTGCTCTCCCGGGTCGACGCGCGCACCGTGCGCATGCCCCGGGTGGTGCGCGACGCGCTGCGCGAGCGCCCGCACACCGCGGTGCCGCTGACCGACCCGCTGGCCGGGCTGCGCGCCACCGACGCCGCTGACGATGCCTCCGGCACGCCAGGCGCCGACAGCGCGGTTGACACCCCGACCGACGCCGCGGCCCACTCCGCCGACACGGCAGCCACCACCGCGTCAACCACAGACCACACCGACCGCGCCGACCGCGAGGCCACCGGCCAGGGGCTGGAGGCCGTGCGCCTGATGGACCGCCTCATCGAGGTCCTCGGCGCCGAACCCGGCGAACTGATCCGCTCCGGCGGGCTGGCCGTGCGCGAGCTGCGCCGCCTGTGCGCCGCGCTCGACTGCGAGCAGGACGCCCTGATCCGCCTGGCCGGCACCGGCGTCAGCGCAGGCCTGCTCGCCTGCGCGCGCCCCGACCGCGACGACGACGCCGCGGACCCCGCCGAGCCCGCCGCCCCGGTCTTCGCGCCGACCCCGCTCGCCGAGGAGTGGGCCGAGGAGGGGCTGGCCGCCCGCTGGGCCCGCCTGGTCACCGGCTGGCGCGGCGCCACCCTGGCGCCCTGGACGGTCACCGGCCCGGTGCACCTCTTCGAGGAGGCCTCGCACGCACCGGGGCTGCCGGCGGCCCGCCGCCTCGTGCTCGCCCCGTACGCCGAGGTCGCAGGCGACACCGCGCTGAGCCCGCGGACCGCCTGGGCCGCCGCCGTCTTCGACGCCCCGCTGGCCGCCCTGCGGGTGCCCGACGCCGCCCGCGACGAGGTGCTCGCCGGCGCCCGCTTCCTCGGCCTGCTCGCCCGCTCAGGCGACGACGACCGCACCGCCGGCCTCGGCCGCGTGGCGCTGACCGGCGCCGACGCCGAGGAGCTCACCGAGGCCGCCACGGATCTTGTCCCGGACACCGTCGAGGCCGTCATCGTGCAGGCCGACATGACCGTGCTGGCCCCGGGCCCGCTGCCGGCGAGACTGGCCAACCGGCTGGCCCGCTTCGCCGACCTCGAGTCGCCGGGCCTGGCCGCCGTCTACCGGCTCAGCGCCGACAGCATCCGCCGCGCGCTCGACGCCGGCGACTCGGCCCAGGACATCGCCGCCTTCTTCACCGACCACGCCCTCGGCGAGGTCCCCCAGGGCGTGCGCGTGCTCGTCGAGGACGTCGCCCGCTCCCACGGGCACCTGCGCGGCGGCCCGGCCGGCTGCTACCTGCGCTGCGACGACCCCGACCAGCTCGCCGCGGCCGCCGGCACCGACGCCGCCCGTACGGCCGGCCTGCGCCTCATCGCGCCCACGGTCGCGGTCTCCCCGCGCCCGCTCATCGAGGTCATCGGCGCCCTCCAGGCCACCGGCGTGCACGCCGTGGCCGAGGACGCCGTCGGCCGCTCGGTCGACATCCGCCCCGACCCCGTGCGCGTCACCCCACCGCGCAAGCGCCGCACCCGCCGCCGCTCCCCCGCCCCCGCGTCCGCGGGCAACAACGTGGACCGCACCGCTCGCGCCGAGGCCGCCGTCGCCGCCCTGCGCCGCGCCGAAGGCACCGGTACCGCCTCCACTTCGCTTGACGACGCCGCGCGTGCCGACACCGCGCGCACCGGCGCCGCAGGCGCCGGCACCGCACACGGGGCGGGTGGCGCCGAGGGCGAGGGGCGCGACGTCGGCAATCGAGTCGACCCGGTCGCCGCGCTGAAGACGGCCGCACGCGCCGGGCGCACCGTCACCGTCGGGCTCGTGGACAAGCACGGGCGGGCCAACCCGCGCCGGCTGCGGCCGCTGCGCGTGGAGGGCGGGCAGGTCTACGCCGTTGAACCGGCGGCCGGCGACGCGGTACTGCGTTTCGCCCTGCACCGGGTCACCGGCGTCGATGACGCCTAG
- a CDS encoding resuscitation-promoting factor Rpf1 domain-containing protein translates to MGRHSKNSTSLFTKLAAGTVAVGAAGAILAPSASAAPDSDWDRLAQCESGGNWSINTGNGYHGGLQFNPGTWAAHGGTEYAATADQATREQQIVVAERVLASQGWGAWPACSAKLGLNSAPTDRTAPAANPQPAAAAADSSSDELAVDALYNQMVSTLSSYGIAVPEQVHALYQANRHDFQAFYSANAETIAQINAVAGTNL, encoded by the coding sequence ATGGGACGCCACTCCAAGAACTCCACCTCCCTGTTCACCAAGCTCGCCGCCGGCACCGTCGCCGTGGGCGCCGCCGGCGCGATCCTGGCGCCGAGCGCCTCCGCCGCCCCGGACTCCGACTGGGACCGTCTGGCCCAGTGCGAGTCCGGTGGCAACTGGTCCATCAACACCGGTAACGGCTACCACGGGGGTCTGCAGTTCAACCCGGGCACCTGGGCCGCCCACGGTGGCACCGAGTACGCCGCCACGGCCGACCAGGCCACCCGCGAGCAGCAGATCGTCGTCGCCGAGCGCGTGCTGGCCTCCCAGGGCTGGGGCGCCTGGCCCGCCTGCTCCGCGAAGCTCGGCCTGAACTCCGCGCCGACCGACCGCACCGCCCCGGCCGCGAACCCGCAGCCGGCCGCCGCTGCCGCCGACTCCTCCTCCGACGAGCTGGCCGTCGACGCCCTGTACAACCAGATGGTGTCGACCCTGTCCTCCTACGGCATCGCCGTCCCGGAGCAGGTCCACGCCCTGTACCAGGCCAACCGCCACGACTTCCAGGCCTTCTACTCCGCCAACGCGGAGACGATCGCCCAGATCAACGCCGTCGCCGGCACCAACCTCTAA
- a CDS encoding cold-shock protein: MPVGKVKWYDADKGFGFASNPGYEDVYVSSHVLPEGVEELHKGQRIEFDVASGRRGPQALRVALLDPPKVRRHRRSAEELGSMVSDLITLLEGVQPGLRSGRYPERKTGRQVAGILRAVADELDG, encoded by the coding sequence ATGCCGGTGGGCAAGGTCAAGTGGTATGACGCGGACAAGGGATTCGGCTTCGCGTCGAATCCGGGCTACGAGGACGTCTACGTGAGCAGTCACGTCCTGCCCGAGGGCGTCGAGGAGCTGCACAAGGGCCAGCGCATCGAGTTCGACGTCGCCTCGGGTCGCCGTGGCCCGCAGGCGCTGCGCGTGGCGCTGCTCGACCCGCCGAAGGTCCGCCGCCACCGCCGCTCCGCCGAGGAGCTGGGCAGCATGGTCTCTGACCTGATCACCCTGCTCGAGGGCGTGCAGCCCGGCCTGCGCTCGGGGCGCTACCCGGAGCGTAAGACCGGCCGGCAGGTCGCGGGCATCCTGCGCGCGGTCGCCGACGAGCTCGACGGTTGA
- a CDS encoding DUF2771 domain-containing protein encodes MATRKEAKRRSLLQFLVLIVAVVIVLVGVYLGQRWWNSRPGPEPQDVTVTATVGDTETEVSPYAVCELDQDDCPEGEIARVPVPADGEVRLEIPKAIHDHNWQLLQIYDDPAANEERSFGAYDEESVTVQGSVDPVEEGDDAPRPKLTVLEIHSVMIGTDDSGEETPKATVWSLDTTAE; translated from the coding sequence ATGGCCACCCGCAAAGAAGCGAAACGTCGCAGCCTCCTGCAGTTTTTGGTGCTGATCGTCGCCGTGGTGATCGTGCTCGTCGGCGTCTACCTGGGCCAGCGCTGGTGGAACTCGCGTCCCGGCCCGGAGCCGCAGGACGTCACGGTGACCGCGACCGTCGGCGACACGGAGACCGAGGTCTCCCCCTACGCCGTCTGCGAGCTCGACCAGGACGACTGCCCCGAGGGCGAGATCGCGCGCGTGCCCGTCCCCGCCGATGGCGAGGTGCGTCTGGAGATCCCGAAGGCGATCCACGACCACAACTGGCAGCTGCTGCAGATTTACGACGACCCCGCGGCCAACGAGGAGCGCAGCTTCGGCGCCTACGACGAGGAATCCGTGACCGTGCAGGGCTCGGTCGACCCCGTCGAGGAGGGCGATGACGCCCCGCGGCCGAAGCTGACCGTCCTCGAGATCCACTCGGTGATGATCGGCACCGACGACTCCGGCGAGGAGACCCCGAAGGCGACCGTCTGGTCGCTGGACACCACCGCCGAGTAG
- a CDS encoding glutaminyl-peptide cyclotransferase, translating to MAHRFTRRLVRTAAVLTSLTALAAGTAACSDDVETPLAANTGPEHLRAEVVDVLPFDEDSFTQGLEVDSRGHLLVSTGLQGQSRIYRRELDGDEVQSVDLDPEFFGEGITQSGTNLWQLTWHDGVAIRRDAQTLEETGRFDWPGEGWGICSLDDQTLVASDGSSRVRLLDSRDLTEVGHATVGGDDPVEGLNELECVEGEVYANVFQTDRIVGFDPHTGSLTADIDASGLPNNAEPNVDNVLNGIAHKPASDHFYLAGKRWPDLYEVRFVPQDS from the coding sequence ATGGCTCACCGCTTCACCCGCCGCCTCGTGCGGACCGCCGCCGTCCTGACCAGCCTGACCGCCCTGGCAGCGGGCACCGCCGCCTGCTCCGACGACGTCGAGACCCCGCTGGCGGCCAACACCGGCCCCGAGCACCTGCGCGCCGAGGTCGTCGACGTGCTGCCCTTCGACGAGGATTCATTCACCCAGGGCCTCGAGGTCGACTCGCGCGGCCACCTGCTGGTGAGCACCGGCCTGCAGGGCCAGTCGAGGATCTACCGCCGCGAGCTCGACGGCGACGAGGTGCAGTCGGTGGACCTCGACCCGGAGTTCTTCGGCGAGGGCATCACCCAGTCCGGCACTAATCTTTGGCAGCTGACCTGGCACGACGGCGTGGCCATCCGGCGCGACGCGCAGACCCTCGAGGAGACCGGCCGCTTCGACTGGCCCGGCGAGGGCTGGGGCATCTGCTCGCTCGACGACCAGACCCTGGTCGCCTCCGACGGCAGCTCCCGGGTCCGCCTGCTCGACTCGCGCGACCTGACCGAGGTGGGCCACGCCACGGTCGGCGGCGACGACCCGGTCGAGGGGCTCAACGAGCTCGAGTGCGTCGAGGGCGAGGTCTACGCCAACGTCTTCCAGACCGACCGGATCGTCGGCTTCGACCCGCACACCGGCAGCCTGACCGCGGACATCGACGCCTCCGGCCTGCCCAACAACGCGGAGCCCAACGTCGACAACGTGCTCAACGGCATCGCGCACAAGCCGGCCTCGGACCACTTCTACCTGGCCGGCAAGCGGTGGCCGGACCTGTACGAGGTGCGGTTCGTGCCGCAGGATTCTTAA
- a CDS encoding DUF3027 domain-containing protein, protein MARDVARDAVEEMEAGRVGAHLGAHRLAEAGDGHVAVHRFAADVPGYSGWEWQAVVACAAGSTYVTVNEVSLVPSQSGDALQAPEWVPWAERVRPGDLEPGTVMPPEPGDPRLTEDPARSATRGSDDARGRAAKGRRHWLSREGLAGATARWRAGDFGPDGDFAREAHLHCRTCAFYVPCGEPLENFGACTNEFAADGHLVHAAAGCGAHSETPPAGGDHTAGMPAFDDERPVY, encoded by the coding sequence GTGGCCCGTGACGTCGCCCGGGACGCCGTCGAGGAGATGGAGGCCGGCCGCGTCGGGGCGCATCTGGGCGCCCACCGGCTGGCCGAGGCGGGCGACGGACACGTGGCCGTGCACCGGTTCGCCGCGGACGTCCCCGGCTACTCCGGCTGGGAGTGGCAGGCCGTGGTGGCCTGCGCGGCCGGTTCGACCTACGTGACCGTCAACGAGGTCTCCCTGGTGCCCTCGCAGTCCGGCGACGCCCTGCAGGCCCCGGAGTGGGTGCCGTGGGCCGAGCGCGTGCGCCCCGGCGACCTCGAGCCCGGCACCGTGATGCCGCCGGAGCCCGGGGACCCCCGCCTGACCGAGGACCCCGCGCGCTCGGCGACCCGTGGCTCCGACGACGCCCGCGGCCGCGCCGCCAAGGGCCGCCGTCACTGGCTCTCGCGCGAGGGGCTGGCCGGTGCGACCGCCCGCTGGCGCGCCGGGGACTTCGGCCCGGACGGCGACTTCGCCCGCGAGGCGCACCTGCACTGCCGCACCTGCGCCTTCTACGTGCCCTGCGGCGAGCCGCTGGAGAACTTCGGCGCCTGCACCAACGAGTTCGCCGCCGACGGCCACCTCGTGCACGCCGCCGCGGGCTGCGGCGCCCACTCCGAGACCCCGCCGGCCGGCGGCGACCACACCGCGGGCATGCCCGCCTTCGACGACGAGCGTCCCGTCTACTGA
- a CDS encoding NCS2 family permease, translating into MSSTASPAGETAPPNTGGAAGFLDRYFHISERGSTIGTEVRAGVVTFFAMAYIIVLNPLILGTTEDIEGTTLGVPQVAAATALAAGVMTIAFGLIARYPFGIAAGLGINTMVAVTLVAGEGLTWPEAMGLVVVDGVVIVLLAISGFREAVFNAIPAPMKAAIGVGIGAFIAMIGLVDAGFVTRVPDAAHTTVPVSLGDGGSVGTFPTLVFVIGVIICGALVVRNVRGGLFIGIVATTVLAMVVEAVVGAGSSAENEGGWSLAVPGIPDSLGGLPDLSIVGDVDPVGAFTRVGALAATLLVFTLVLANFFDAMGTMTALGKQGNLVDEHGNLPGLKKALVVEGTGAIVGGACSASSNTVFADSAAGVGDGARTGLANVVTGLVFLAAMFLTPLYEVVPIEAAAPVLVIVGAMMMAQVTDIPWSRFDIALPAFLTIVVMPYTYSIANGIGVGFIMFTLMAVARGKAREVHWIMWLVSVLFIAYFGIDPIMSAIA; encoded by the coding sequence ATGAGCTCCACGGCATCCCCCGCCGGCGAGACGGCCCCGCCGAACACCGGCGGGGCCGCAGGCTTCCTCGACCGGTACTTCCACATCTCCGAGCGCGGCTCGACCATCGGCACCGAGGTCCGCGCCGGTGTGGTCACCTTCTTCGCGATGGCCTACATCATCGTGCTCAACCCGCTGATCCTCGGCACCACCGAGGACATCGAGGGCACGACCCTGGGCGTGCCGCAGGTCGCCGCCGCCACCGCGCTGGCCGCCGGCGTGATGACCATCGCCTTCGGCCTGATCGCCCGCTACCCGTTCGGCATCGCCGCGGGCCTGGGCATCAACACGATGGTCGCCGTCACCCTCGTCGCCGGCGAGGGTCTGACCTGGCCGGAGGCCATGGGCCTGGTCGTCGTCGACGGCGTGGTCATCGTCCTGCTGGCCATCTCCGGCTTCCGCGAGGCGGTCTTCAACGCCATCCCGGCGCCGATGAAGGCCGCCATCGGCGTGGGCATTGGCGCGTTCATCGCGATGATCGGCCTGGTCGACGCCGGCTTCGTCACCAGGGTTCCCGACGCCGCGCACACGACGGTGCCGGTCTCGCTCGGCGACGGCGGCTCCGTGGGCACCTTCCCGACGCTCGTCTTCGTCATCGGCGTGATCATCTGCGGCGCGCTGGTGGTGCGCAACGTCCGCGGCGGGCTGTTCATCGGCATCGTCGCCACGACCGTGCTGGCCATGGTCGTCGAGGCGGTCGTCGGCGCGGGCTCCTCGGCGGAGAACGAGGGTGGCTGGTCGCTGGCCGTGCCCGGAATCCCGGACTCGCTGGGCGGGCTGCCGGACCTGTCGATCGTCGGGGACGTCGACCCGGTCGGCGCCTTCACCCGCGTCGGCGCGCTGGCCGCCACGCTGCTGGTCTTCACCCTGGTGCTGGCCAACTTCTTCGACGCCATGGGCACCATGACCGCCCTGGGCAAGCAGGGCAACCTGGTCGACGAGCACGGCAACCTGCCGGGCCTGAAGAAGGCCCTGGTCGTCGAGGGCACCGGCGCCATCGTCGGCGGCGCGTGCTCGGCGAGCTCGAACACCGTCTTCGCGGACTCGGCCGCCGGCGTGGGCGACGGCGCGCGCACCGGCCTGGCCAACGTGGTCACCGGCCTCGTCTTCCTGGCCGCGATGTTCCTGACCCCGCTCTACGAGGTCGTGCCGATCGAGGCGGCCGCCCCGGTGCTCGTCATCGTCGGAGCGATGATGATGGCCCAGGTCACCGACATCCCGTGGTCGCGCTTCGACATCGCGCTGCCGGCCTTCCTGACCATCGTCGTGATGCCCTACACCTACTCGATCGCCAACGGCATCGGCGTGGGCTTCATCATGTTCACCCTCATGGCCGTCGCCCGCGGCAAGGCCCGTGAGGTCCACTGGATCATGTGGCTGGTCTCCGTGCTCTTCATCGCCTACTTCGGCATCGACCCGATCATGAGCGCCATCGCCTGA